Genomic window (Ananas comosus cultivar F153 linkage group 1, ASM154086v1, whole genome shotgun sequence):
ATAATTTCGCCCGTTTCTATAAAATGACTTATTCATCGTAGTTTAAACGTCGTTAAAACAAAGGTAACTAAGTTTTAACAATCAAGGActaaaagtataatatatgtGAAAGTTCAAGGAATAAAGTGTTTGAGCTAAAACTTGAAAAGTATAGAGAGCCAGTCGCAAAATCAGGATAGCAGACGATCCATGCATTTTGCCCTAGATTATATTCCTTGACTTATTCCTCGCTTGATTCAGTTTGTTCACTCTCTACAGGCGCATTTGCTTCAATTTCTGCTGCAGGAACATCATCCATTGTTGCAGGTTGTGATTCAACATGTGCTTCTGATGCGGCGGTTGGAGCTGAAGCTGATTCAGCAGGAAAAGGGAATGGCGAGTCTGGAGTGAACGCCTCTGCATTGAACTTGCCATTTTGCGGCACCGTGGGATCCATCACAGCCTTGAATGCTTCTCGAATCGCCTTTCTCTGCAAGAAGCAAAGATGAAATGTCTTcgaagaaagaagatgatttGTTTAGACGACGAAGGTCTTGAGCTCGAAATATTTGTTGAATTCGATTAGATACCTCATCCCTTGTGGGATATTTTCATCTACAATCCTTCTGAAATTAGATAACTCTTTGAAACATGTATACTAAGATATAAATCAGGGGATGGGATAACCTCACCTTAAATTTCGTCGCCACCTGCCATATGTATGCCATTTACAGCATCAGAAAAACTGGCAGCAGGAGGCTTGTAAAACCAACATTTAGAGAAAAGCCTTACCACTGAAAATGTTGCTGATACCCCAACTCCAACTCCAATCCACAGAAGAGGTGAGCCTCTTCAAGAGTCGCGAGAAACAAATTTCAAGAAGTGAGAATCTCAGTAAGTGCATGAAATGAATAGCCCCTGAACTTTTTGTGAACTGCTTTTAGAATTCAGACCCTcattatttttcacttaaaaacgattttagatattaaatatGTTCAGCTCCAAGCAGATGTTGGTTGGAGATTTTGGATGGAAAATGCACCAATATATGAATGAGACACTGCGAGGAATTCAAAAAGTTCCTGGAGTAATTTGTTTAGGTGTCACAAAGTAAAAGATCAATTCCCCTACATTTTACCGATAATTATATTGAATCAGATGCATTAACTTCGAAAAATGAAAACACCGACAAGGTATCTAACTTACATGCAGCTTGCTGCGTATGGCTCCAAAAATCGAGGAGTTTGACAAGCAATAGATGCCTCATTGTCAGCTGACGACGGAATGCTCGTGTAGCTCTGCATTTCCGGTTTCTCTGCAACTACAGAAAATCAACaacaatttttgaaaaagaaaaacaattatCAATTAAATGAACTACGGAAAATTAAGAATATAGAGTAGCATGAGGCAGATACACAACTACAGAAACCAAATTAAGCATTTTGATTAATTCGTAGACGATTACGGCACAATAAACGGAGCAGCAATTTGAGCCACATAAATAAGTAATTTGCAAGAACTAACTAATTAACTACAAATTTTGCAAGCTTGAATGTACCGCCAAAGAGGTGAGCAGAAACAGCTAAACATGTTTACTTGTAAGAGCAGAATAGATTGAGTTGAAactttagatataaattttgatatgatagttgaaattttagatataaatagacttttttataattgagttgggttttatatttagaatgggcaaaaaatcaaataataaaaatctgtattttatatatatatatatatatatatatatatatatatatatatatagaattaggctggaatactattaatagtaaaacgctctttttactatcaagtttttaacccttggatgaaaaattgtagggtcaggatgatattagtcagttagagttgagtggtccccctagggttgagtgccGTCCCCACTGgtaatagtatttaatccaatggttagaaataatgaaaagagttgatccaaaggctaaaaaactggtagcaataataggattttgctactaatagtagtccagtccaactctatatatatatatataatatatattatatatatatatatatatatatatatatatatataaatttgagttGCCTATACTATAGTGTTTTAAATCATTAGATCCTCTTTGAGATCCGTGTACAGATTTGGAAGATTAAGTATAATGAAGGGAGATGCAGCTAGTACACCGGttaacagaaaaaataaaaaggaaagaaaatccCACTTCAaaccttactctctctctctctctctcttctgacCTCAACTCCACATCTCTCCTCCCTCACCCgctcctcccccccccccccacctcGGGAAAACTCCCACAAATCACAaatcttgtattttttttacataattttttatttttataaaaatcagtaaaaaaatataaaattgtacgAAGAATCGtgtatttaaataatttttttacagaaaatataaaaatttatttagtacCAAtcttgtagaatttttttaataaaaatataaataaaatacgtagaaaaaaaagaaaatacaagtatcttgtatttttttaaaagatccATACCTCATGactgttttttttataaatttttacaaaattacattaaaatataaattttaattcaataaaaaaaatattagaaaaaataaaaaaaattatcattttttataattgtaaaaaattgcatatgctcattattttattttttaaataattttaaaaaaataaaaaaattcagctaaaaatagaaataaatatgtggaaaaaaatttgtaaggtTTGAAGTAggattctctctcctctttaatTTTCCTATTAacggagggagagagaggtttGAAGTGGGATTATCTCTCCTCTTTTATTTCTCTGTTAACGGTGTTACTAGCTGCATCCCACTTCATCCCACTTAATCTCCCAAATCTATGCACGGATCTCAAAGAGGATCCAACGGTTTAAAACACTATAGTATAAGAGcttctatactattgatagtatagaagcacaactctatataattatttatatatataaaaatataaattatataaattatattaaatataaaatatatgtattcgagttaTTATAGGgccgaacacaagcgagctgaccccaactcgtgttcggcttgtttattaaacgagctgaaaaattcaactcgtttagtaaacaaacgattcgatctcgagctcatttcaagccgaacGGGAGCTGACTCGTGAACAGCGAGCTCAATTACCACCCTACATCTTATTTTGAGTACATTGATCAATCTAAGGGCATTTGTGTCATTTTACTCACGTAATACTAGTTGTTCGCGTGGTTAATGTTAACTTTCTAAAGTTGAGGGGGTCATCCGCAAATTTGCGATTGTTCAGATGAGTCTAATGcatttattccaaaaaaaaaccaaaacaataTGATACCAAAATTGAACTAGTGAGCTAAAAACCCATTGTTCTTGGAGAATTACCACCACTTAAGAGAAATAATGGTCTAATTATGCGAACTTGGTCCCTATACGTGAATCGAAAGATGAAAATCGATATAAAGAAGCCATTGATTTAAGATTTCTTCGTAGAAACATCACCTTTATCTCCATCGGTGAGAGAGGAGGCGAAGCACCCGATTCTCCTCCTAATTGGAGCGGGGAATTTGGGGAAAAGCTTATTGGGGATCGGAGAACACGGGATTGATGCGAATTTGGGGGAGATTAGGGTAATTCGATCCATTCGGAAACCCTAGGGCTTCTTCGTTGTGGGCTTCGAGAGTAGGGTTATAGAGCGAGTtatagagaggaggggaggggacGAGAGGGGCAAAATGGGAATTTGCGTGAACGCGTTTATTTCGTGTGAGCGTGGGGTACGGCAGTGGCGGGAAATTAGGTAAATATGTAaagagacccctcaactatagacttTTTCAAATGAAGGaccctaaaaattttattaaatttttcagaatttaaattaatttgactAATTAAAATGATTTATGCATTTTATTGGTGATTCCATTCAATTTAATAGTTATATCTATCTTTTAGAAAGTAAAATAGAAAGAATTAATGGCTAATAACAAGAAGATTCacgaaattttataaatattttagcttcaCTAACtagaaaaactaaaatttaaaaattaaaaaattaaaaattaaaaatgttagTAAAATgggaaaagttgaggggcttttaccAGCATATTATTGGAGAGAGGAATGGTAATTGATAAGTCCAAATAATTGTAGTTATTAttgatttttcatttcttttttttttttaccgaaaTGCCCTTATCACATTTATTGGATGCAAAATCACGGCATCTTGAAGGTCGGAAAAATTGCATTCTAGCCCCCtacattttaatttagttttagtgCAGTGCTTGAACTTTTGTGCTTGGATGTTCAAcgttttaaaacttttagaagtGTTTTATGATAGATTTGTATCAGTAcgtaaaacaataataaaaataaatagatattaAAATTCAGGATCATTAACAAAATTATAATGACTCACGGAGCATCATAGCCcatacagaaaaaatttttgattgatcTCCGGAAGCGAGAAGTCTGGCTATAATCTGAACGTCAACAACCGAATTTAGATAATTTGGTTTCTCCTTCTATCCCAGACATTTTCCTTTATGTATGGAGCCAATGATAATTCTTTATCAGAATGCGTATGAGAAAGGTAGCATGACCAATACTCTTTTATATAGAATCAGATCAACTTCCCATCAAAATctaggattctatttaatttaaatggaTAGAAAAAGGATAAGATATatcatatcaagtagttctatatctattaagaatgatttttatttataataaattcaaatttaattatgattaattgGGGCAATTATGAAAATTCTAACATTTTACACTATAATAATCTTTAGCAAAAATacatttttcaatatttaggTGGAGAAAAGAGGAGAACTAACGCCATGTCTAgttttatttgagaaaataatttctcaaatttgatttttttttaaagaaaaaatcttAATCTAGCATCATTTAGCTAGACTGattagaaaagagaaaatacCCGACCCCATTGATTTATAATAATAGATTTATTACAAAATGGTTATAGTTAATAGTggaagtagtagtagtagtagtagtagaagGTAGtagtatttaaataattaactaattgtagttgataatcactactaattAGGGCCGGCAATCTAGTTCGTTGTTTGCAAACTAACTTGCGTtcggctcaaaatgagctcgaaatcgatcgtttatttaaataaataaatagcgagctggattggctcactcgtgttcggctcaatatAATGTGTATGTGTGTACTACAATTTTTTACTAATTGAATCTAGGCTAACCAAATATAAAGAGACCTATATTTTATAAAGGCTAAATTAAAGAAAACCCTCCGGCCAAtatctttttttcactttctcctcCTGTCATTCAAAAACCCACGCATTgcccttttaaaaaaatatattcattttgATCCCCGCCGTCAGTGTTTCGTTACGGTTCcgtttatatcctattttttatacccaaaataacCCCAAAACCCTCCTCCTTATTACTTATCCTCGGCCGCACCGTCTCACCCTCCGCCGCCTTGCCCTCGCCCATCTCTCCGTCCATGCCCACACACACCCTCGCCCACCTCCGCcacctcaccctcgccctcgcccatcTCTCCGTCCACGCCCACCCGAAAGAAAATGANCCTCACCCTCACCCACCTCTCCGTCCACGCCCACCCGGAAGAAAATGAGAggtaatttggttattttgtcatAGCGTGCCCCgctatgaatatttttattttttaagagagtaaagtgtagattttttaaCGACATAGGGGGAAAGCGAAAAAACGGGTATTAATATGGAAGTTTTCTATAAGTtagctttttatatattttaatttttaaattttctttcaattttctcGCTAGTAGTAGTGCTggtaatttaacttattattcgcAGGTTAACTCATATTTGACTCGCTAATAAACAAGTCAAACACGAGCTGAAATTTTCAACTCGATTTTTTAACAAACCCGCTCATGTTCGACTTATTCAATAAATGAACGAACACGAGCCAGTCCTAGCTCACTCATATTCAGCTTGTTGACAACcctactaataataattagtttgtaataa
Coding sequences:
- the LOC109715814 gene encoding protein TIC 40, chloroplastic-like isoform X2, whose translation is MDRITLISPKFASIPCSPIPNKLFPKFPAPIRRRIGCFASSLTDGDKEKPEMQSYTSIPSSADNEASIACQTPRFLEPYAASCIGSPLLWIGVGVGVSATFSVVATKFKRKAIREAFKAVMDPTVPQNGKFNAEAFTPDSPFPFPAESASAPTAASEAHVESQPATMDDVPAAEIEANAPVESEQTESSEE
- the LOC109715814 gene encoding protein TIC 40, chloroplastic-like isoform X3, which codes for MDRITLISPKFASIPCSPIPNKLFPKFPAPIRRRIGCFASSLTDGDKVAEKPEMQSYTSIPSSADNEASIACQTPRFLEPYAASCIGSPLLWIGVGVGVSATFSVRKAIREAFKAVMDPTVPQNGKFNAEAFTPDSPFPFPAESASAPTAASEAHVESQPATMDDVPAAEIEANAPVESEQTESSEE
- the LOC109715814 gene encoding protein TIC 40, chloroplastic-like isoform X1, whose translation is MDRITLISPKFASIPCSPIPNKLFPKFPAPIRRRIGCFASSLTDGDKVAEKPEMQSYTSIPSSADNEASIACQTPRFLEPYAASCIGSPLLWIGVGVGVSATFSVVATKFKRKAIREAFKAVMDPTVPQNGKFNAEAFTPDSPFPFPAESASAPTAASEAHVESQPATMDDVPAAEIEANAPVESEQTESSEE